From the Shewanella amazonensis SB2B genome, one window contains:
- a CDS encoding globin family protein gives MSLTNDQISLINQSFGLVRPIADDAAALFYRNLFEIDPSLRSLFKSDLKIQGRKLMAMLDAAVKGLNNPDKLVPVLQDLARRHVQYGVKTHHFSPVGNALLYTLAEGLGDKFTKEVKDAWIAVLHLVADVMKAEMKKQGCA, from the coding sequence ATGTCACTGACCAACGACCAAATATCACTCATCAACCAGTCTTTCGGCCTGGTTCGCCCCATTGCCGATGACGCAGCGGCACTTTTCTATCGCAACCTGTTCGAAATAGACCCATCACTGCGGTCATTATTTAAATCCGATCTCAAGATTCAGGGACGCAAGCTGATGGCGATGTTGGATGCCGCAGTAAAGGGACTGAATAACCCGGATAAGTTAGTCCCTGTCTTGCAGGACCTGGCCCGGCGGCATGTGCAATACGGAGTGAAAACCCATCATTTTTCTCCCGTGGGCAACGCACTGCTGTATACCCTGGCCGAAGGCTTGGGTGACAAGTTTACCAAAGAAGTGAAAGACGCCTGGATAGCGGTATTACATTTGGTCGCAGATGTGATGAAGGCGGAGATGAAAAAGCAGGGCTGTGCCTAG
- the mtr gene encoding tryptophan permease, with the protein MANHMNAARHPVKTPSLLGGAMIIAGTTVGAGMFSLPVVGAGMWFGYSLLLMVAIWLCMLLSGLLLLETNLRFEPGASFDTLTRDSLGRFGRIVNGLSIAFVLYILTYAYISGGGSIVNHSLSGMGISLPQSVAGLVFAAVLAAIVMISTKAVDRITTIMLGGMIMTFFLAVGNLLIEVQPSNLFSPDGEARFAPFLWAAIPFGLASFGYHGNVPSLVKYYGKNPSVIIKAICIGTFIALVIYVCWLLAAMGNLPRSQFSDIIAQGGNMGVLVSALSEVMANDWLGKMLTLFANLAVASSFLGVTLGLFDYLADLFGFADDAKGRFKTAAVTFLPPTLLGLLFPDGFLVAIGFAALAATVWTLLVPGVMALKLRKQQPDYPGFRVPGGAGVIYLVISFGILTAACHLLAMAELLPVYR; encoded by the coding sequence ATGGCTAACCACATGAATGCCGCCAGGCATCCGGTCAAAACTCCATCGCTGCTGGGTGGCGCCATGATTATCGCCGGTACTACGGTGGGAGCAGGAATGTTTTCCCTGCCTGTGGTGGGCGCCGGCATGTGGTTTGGCTATTCGCTGCTGCTGATGGTGGCGATTTGGCTGTGCATGTTGTTGTCGGGATTACTGCTGCTGGAAACTAACCTGAGGTTCGAGCCGGGTGCCAGCTTTGATACCCTTACCCGCGACAGCTTGGGACGCTTTGGCCGTATCGTCAACGGGCTCTCCATTGCCTTCGTGCTCTATATCCTGACATACGCCTATATCAGTGGTGGTGGCTCCATCGTGAATCACAGCCTGTCGGGAATGGGCATCAGCCTGCCACAAAGTGTGGCTGGGTTGGTGTTTGCTGCGGTATTGGCGGCCATCGTTATGATAAGTACCAAAGCGGTGGACAGAATCACCACCATTATGCTGGGTGGCATGATAATGACCTTCTTCCTGGCGGTCGGAAACCTACTGATTGAGGTGCAGCCGAGCAATTTATTCTCGCCCGATGGCGAAGCCCGCTTTGCCCCGTTTTTGTGGGCAGCAATTCCCTTCGGGCTGGCGAGTTTTGGCTACCACGGCAACGTGCCTTCTCTGGTGAAATACTACGGTAAAAATCCGTCCGTCATCATTAAGGCGATTTGTATCGGCACCTTTATCGCACTGGTGATTTATGTGTGCTGGCTGCTGGCTGCCATGGGCAATCTGCCGCGCAGTCAGTTCAGTGATATCATAGCTCAGGGTGGCAACATGGGCGTGTTGGTGTCGGCCCTGTCGGAGGTCATGGCCAACGACTGGCTCGGCAAAATGCTGACCCTGTTTGCCAACCTTGCTGTAGCCTCTTCATTCCTTGGCGTGACCCTGGGATTGTTTGACTATCTGGCAGACCTCTTTGGTTTTGCCGATGACGCTAAAGGGCGTTTTAAGACCGCTGCCGTCACTTTCTTGCCGCCGACCTTGTTGGGGCTGCTGTTTCCCGACGGCTTTTTGGTCGCCATCGGCTTTGCTGCGCTGGCGGCTACCGTTTGGACCCTGCTTGTACCCGGAGTCATGGCGTTGAAGCTCAGAAAGCAGCAACCGGACTACCCCGGTTTCAGGGTGCCAGGTGGCGCTGGTGTTATCTATCTGGTGATAAGTTTCGGTATTCTGACGGCAGCTTGCCATCTGCTCGCAATGGCTGAGCTGTTACCTGTATACCGTTAA
- the plsB gene encoding glycerol-3-phosphate 1-O-acyltransferase PlsB has translation MSAHESFWFKSLRWIQKQLVHTIVVPQDPFADLNLDPSRPLVYVMKTESVSDIAALHEITGKLGLPSPYQMLEIDGIKTPRVVCLEGRKPLFGKRDSNEPFLQTFQQLLALHRQQQELDIQLVPVSLYWGRTPGKEDDTMRAAVLEREDPTWLRKCLMILFLGRHNFVQFSRAVSLRHMADEHGTDKRIAHKLARVARVHFRRQRKVMTGPVLPNRQAMFHALLKSDNLKKAIAEEASSKKISEEKARETAIQYLDEIAADYSDSLVRIAERFLTWLWNKLYKGISIKGAEQIRQLHHDGHEIVYVPCHRSHMDYLLLSYILYYEGMVPPHIAAGINLNFWPAGPMFRRGGAFFIRRSFNGNKLYTAVFREYLDQLFAKGYSVEYFTEGGRSRTGRLLAPKTGMLAMTLSSVIRGIERPVTLVPVYLGYDHVMEVATYHKELSGKKKEKESVWQVFGAIRKLGNFGRGYVNFGQPITLQNFLTEKVPNWREEVGEDPEQKPSWLTPVVNALANRVMTRINDAAAASSVTLSSMVLLASEQNALERNQLERQIDLYLSLLKSVPYTSYASVTEGCGKELVDRGIELNKLTETKDDLGTIISIDDSLAISMTYYRNNIIHLFVIPSLIATVMVRHEEVSREELQELVAEFYPLLKAELFMGVTDLPAYVDALVECFKSEGLITGDNRLKLVDDRINQLLLLAGVVGETLKRYAIIFNLLGEQPRMERADLEHHSHRLASRLGAIHGVMAPEFYDKKLYALLSSKLKDLGYLSDKADGDKVRKIRDHANGLLRSSVRQTIIETLNQEQDD, from the coding sequence ATGTCAGCACACGAGTCTTTTTGGTTTAAGTCCTTGCGGTGGATCCAAAAGCAGTTGGTACACACCATAGTGGTACCTCAGGATCCCTTCGCCGATTTGAATCTCGATCCCTCCCGCCCCTTGGTTTACGTCATGAAAACCGAGTCTGTGAGCGATATCGCTGCGCTCCATGAGATAACTGGCAAGCTTGGATTACCCAGCCCCTATCAGATGCTGGAAATTGATGGGATCAAGACCCCTAGGGTCGTGTGTCTGGAAGGCCGAAAGCCGCTGTTTGGAAAGCGTGACAGTAATGAGCCTTTTTTGCAGACCTTCCAGCAATTACTGGCCCTGCACCGTCAGCAGCAAGAACTCGATATACAGCTGGTGCCTGTGAGTCTTTACTGGGGACGTACCCCGGGTAAAGAGGATGACACCATGCGTGCGGCAGTACTCGAACGGGAAGATCCGACCTGGCTGCGTAAGTGTTTGATGATTTTGTTCCTGGGTCGTCATAACTTTGTGCAGTTTTCCCGTGCTGTGTCACTTCGTCATATGGCCGATGAACATGGCACCGATAAGCGCATTGCCCACAAGCTTGCCCGGGTCGCGAGAGTCCATTTCCGCCGTCAGCGTAAGGTGATGACCGGACCTGTGTTGCCCAATCGTCAAGCCATGTTCCATGCCCTGCTGAAATCTGACAACCTGAAAAAAGCCATTGCTGAAGAGGCCTCCAGTAAGAAAATCTCAGAAGAAAAGGCCCGTGAAACTGCCATTCAATATTTGGATGAGATTGCTGCCGACTACTCCGACAGCCTGGTACGTATCGCCGAGCGCTTCCTCACCTGGCTGTGGAACAAGCTCTATAAGGGCATCAGTATCAAGGGTGCCGAGCAAATTCGCCAGTTGCACCACGACGGTCATGAGATTGTGTATGTGCCTTGCCACCGCTCGCACATGGATTATTTGTTGCTGTCTTACATCCTTTATTACGAAGGCATGGTGCCGCCCCACATTGCGGCCGGGATTAACCTGAATTTCTGGCCAGCAGGCCCCATGTTCCGCCGTGGCGGCGCCTTCTTTATCCGCCGCAGCTTCAACGGCAACAAGCTCTACACCGCAGTATTCCGTGAATATCTGGATCAGCTGTTCGCAAAGGGGTATTCGGTGGAGTACTTCACCGAAGGTGGCCGCTCCCGTACCGGTCGTCTGCTGGCGCCTAAAACCGGCATGCTGGCCATGACCTTGTCTTCGGTTATCCGTGGCATTGAGCGACCAGTGACTCTGGTGCCTGTGTATTTGGGTTACGACCATGTGATGGAAGTGGCTACTTATCACAAAGAGCTGTCGGGCAAGAAAAAAGAAAAGGAATCCGTGTGGCAGGTATTTGGTGCCATACGCAAACTGGGTAATTTTGGCCGTGGCTATGTGAATTTTGGCCAGCCCATCACCCTGCAGAACTTTTTGACCGAAAAAGTTCCCAATTGGCGCGAGGAAGTGGGTGAAGATCCCGAACAAAAACCTTCCTGGCTGACCCCGGTGGTGAATGCACTGGCCAATCGGGTGATGACCCGTATCAATGATGCCGCAGCCGCCAGTTCTGTTACGCTCTCCAGCATGGTATTGCTGGCCTCGGAGCAAAATGCGCTGGAGCGCAACCAGCTGGAGCGCCAGATTGATTTGTATCTGAGCCTGCTGAAATCCGTCCCTTATACCTCGTACGCATCAGTGACAGAGGGTTGTGGCAAGGAGCTGGTCGATCGCGGCATTGAGCTGAACAAGCTGACCGAAACCAAGGATGATTTGGGTACCATCATCTCCATTGATGATAGCCTTGCCATCTCCATGACCTATTATCGCAACAACATCATCCACTTGTTTGTGATCCCCTCATTGATTGCCACAGTAATGGTGCGCCATGAAGAAGTCTCCAGAGAAGAACTGCAGGAGCTGGTTGCCGAGTTCTATCCGCTGCTCAAGGCAGAGCTCTTTATGGGTGTTACCGATTTGCCAGCCTATGTGGATGCGCTGGTGGAGTGCTTTAAGTCAGAGGGCCTGATTACCGGCGATAACCGACTGAAACTGGTCGACGACCGTATCAATCAGCTGTTGTTGCTGGCCGGTGTGGTAGGTGAAACTCTCAAACGCTACGCCATTATTTTCAACCTCTTGGGTGAGCAACCCAGAATGGAGCGCGCCGACCTCGAGCATCACAGCCATCGTCTGGCCAGTCGCCTCGGTGCCATTCATGGGGTCATGGCACCTGAGTTTTACGACAAAAAGCTCTATGCATTGCTGTCGAGTAAGCTGAAAGATCTGGGTTATCTGTCTGATAAGGCAGATGGCGACAAGGTGCGTAAAATCCGTGATCATGCCAACGGGCTCCTCAGAAGCTCAGTGCGTCAGACCATTATTGAGACGCTGAATCAGGAGCAGGACGACTGA
- the lexA gene encoding transcriptional repressor LexA, whose translation MRPLTPRQAEILDLIKRNIAETGMPPTRAEIASRLGFKSANAAEEHLKALAKKGCIEIMPGTSRGIRLAGDELEDQPDPGLPLIGQVAAGEPILAQEHVEQYYQVDPAMFRPHADFLLRVRGDSMKDIGILDGDLLAVHKMNQARNGQVVVARVEDDVTVKRFEKQGNVVYLHAENEAFAPIRVDLANQSLTIEGLAVGVIRNGDWL comes from the coding sequence ATGAGACCGCTCACGCCTCGCCAGGCCGAGATCCTGGACCTAATCAAACGCAACATCGCCGAAACCGGCATGCCCCCAACGCGGGCAGAAATTGCATCCAGACTCGGCTTTAAAAGTGCTAATGCCGCCGAGGAGCATCTTAAAGCGCTCGCCAAAAAGGGCTGCATTGAGATTATGCCCGGCACCTCGCGAGGTATCAGGCTGGCGGGTGATGAGTTGGAAGATCAGCCAGACCCGGGTTTGCCCTTGATAGGTCAGGTGGCTGCCGGTGAACCCATTCTCGCCCAAGAGCATGTTGAGCAGTATTATCAGGTCGATCCTGCCATGTTCCGCCCCCATGCCGATTTTCTGCTGCGGGTTCGCGGCGACAGTATGAAAGACATAGGTATTCTCGACGGCGACCTGCTGGCGGTGCACAAGATGAACCAGGCCCGTAATGGCCAGGTGGTGGTTGCCAGGGTGGAAGACGATGTCACGGTAAAACGCTTCGAGAAGCAAGGCAATGTGGTGTACCTACACGCAGAGAACGAGGCATTCGCTCCTATCAGAGTGGATCTTGCCAACCAGAGTCTCACCATCGAGGGCTTGGCTGTGGGCGTTATCCGTAATGGAGACTGGCTATGA
- a CDS encoding cell division inhibitor SulA, translating to MNKLIGNAPRHPGLWTDSAAKDVCPTSQVITQSTQSQGRQEMQQLAPELARLSLEGRWIVLISPPNIGLKSTLAQAGVRMDRVLLVHAKDEVETLWAMEKALTNGTSSAVLCWTNELDPRDKRRLALVAKNAVALGVIFENVNAHSHASAFAVRPELSHTLRGASPLH from the coding sequence ATGAACAAGCTGATTGGTAACGCACCCCGTCATCCAGGTTTATGGACAGATTCCGCAGCCAAAGACGTTTGCCCCACATCGCAGGTGATTACCCAAAGCACTCAATCCCAAGGTCGCCAAGAGATGCAACAGCTCGCCCCAGAGCTTGCACGCCTGAGTCTTGAGGGGCGCTGGATAGTGCTTATCAGCCCACCCAATATCGGGCTTAAATCTACGCTGGCCCAGGCGGGTGTGCGCATGGACCGTGTGCTGCTGGTGCATGCCAAAGACGAAGTGGAAACCCTTTGGGCGATGGAGAAAGCGCTAACCAACGGTACCTCAAGTGCCGTGCTGTGTTGGACCAACGAACTGGATCCCAGAGATAAACGCAGATTGGCACTGGTAGCCAAAAATGCCGTGGCACTGGGTGTTATTTTTGAAAATGTAAATGCTCACTCACATGCCAGCGCTTTTGCTGTCAGACCCGAGTTAAGCCATACCCTTCGCGGTGCATCACCGCTGCACTGA
- the coxB gene encoding cytochrome c oxidase subunit II: MKQWLYCFAAALLAPPIFAADMPLNMTQGVTEISGKVYGLHMTILYICCAIGVVVFGAMIYAMINHRKSKGAVAAQFHESTKVEIAWTLVPFLILIAMAIPATKTLIAMEDPSNADLTIKITGSQWKWHYDYFDHDFGFYSILATPRSQIEGAEAKGDHYLLEVDKHLVLPTNRKVRFLMTSDDVIHSWWVPAFAVKKDANPGFINEAWTRIDKPGIYHGQCAELCGKDHGFMPIVVEVLPEAEFDTWVENQKQLASNAAAEAAAALNQTLSMEELMVQGEKVYMASCAACHQPNGMGLPGVFPALKGSAIAMGPVDKHLDIVINGKSGTAMQAFNKQLSATEIAAVVTYERNAWGNNTGDTVQASDVNGHGSDSTPTAQTGMQETDQAPPASAAETSTEAPPAAESTADEPSADEPMSMDALMARGEQVYMASCAACHQANGAGLPGAFPAIKGSPIATGPIANHLDIVIHGKAGTAMQAFGSMLSARDIAAVVTYERNAWDNNTGDSVQATDVNNHGK, from the coding sequence GTGAAGCAATGGTTGTATTGTTTCGCGGCGGCTTTATTGGCCCCGCCCATCTTTGCGGCTGACATGCCGCTCAACATGACACAAGGTGTTACTGAGATAAGTGGCAAGGTCTATGGCCTGCACATGACTATCCTGTACATCTGCTGTGCCATAGGTGTAGTGGTTTTTGGCGCCATGATTTACGCCATGATAAACCACCGCAAATCAAAAGGGGCGGTTGCCGCCCAATTTCACGAAAGCACCAAGGTGGAAATCGCCTGGACTCTGGTGCCCTTTCTCATCCTGATTGCCATGGCTATTCCGGCAACCAAGACCCTTATCGCCATGGAAGATCCGTCCAATGCCGACTTGACCATCAAGATCACCGGCTCCCAATGGAAGTGGCACTACGATTACTTTGACCACGACTTCGGTTTCTACAGCATCCTGGCTACACCCAGAAGCCAAATCGAAGGTGCAGAAGCAAAAGGCGATCACTACTTGTTGGAAGTGGATAAGCATCTGGTGCTGCCCACCAACCGCAAGGTGCGCTTTTTGATGACCTCCGACGACGTCATTCACTCCTGGTGGGTGCCCGCGTTTGCCGTTAAAAAGGATGCCAATCCGGGCTTTATCAACGAAGCATGGACCCGAATAGATAAACCTGGGATTTATCACGGCCAGTGTGCCGAGCTGTGCGGCAAAGACCACGGCTTTATGCCAATCGTGGTTGAGGTTTTGCCCGAAGCAGAGTTTGACACATGGGTTGAAAACCAGAAGCAACTGGCAAGCAACGCCGCTGCCGAAGCCGCTGCGGCATTGAACCAAACCCTTTCCATGGAAGAACTGATGGTGCAGGGTGAAAAGGTGTACATGGCCAGCTGCGCCGCCTGTCACCAACCCAATGGTATGGGCCTGCCCGGCGTATTCCCCGCTCTCAAGGGCAGTGCTATTGCCATGGGTCCGGTAGACAAGCATCTCGACATAGTGATCAACGGTAAATCCGGTACAGCCATGCAGGCGTTTAACAAGCAGTTATCTGCCACAGAGATTGCCGCTGTTGTGACCTATGAGCGTAATGCATGGGGCAACAATACCGGTGATACGGTGCAGGCATCTGATGTCAACGGCCATGGCAGTGACAGCACTCCCACCGCGCAAACCGGGATGCAAGAAACTGATCAGGCGCCCCCCGCCAGCGCAGCCGAGACATCGACCGAAGCTCCCCCTGCTGCCGAATCCACTGCCGACGAGCCTTCAGCCGATGAGCCCATGTCGATGGATGCTTTGATGGCCCGTGGTGAGCAAGTGTACATGGCCTCTTGCGCGGCCTGTCACCAAGCCAATGGTGCCGGTTTGCCCGGTGCGTTTCCCGCCATCAAGGGAAGCCCTATCGCTACAGGCCCCATCGCCAATCACCTCGACATAGTTATTCACGGCAAAGCCGGAACGGCTATGCAGGCCTTTGGCTCAATGTTGTCTGCCAGGGACATTGCTGCGGTGGTGACCTATGAACGTAACGCCTGGGATAACAACACCGGCGATAGCGTTCAGGCCACCGACGTAAACAATCATGGAAAGTAG
- the ctaD gene encoding cytochrome c oxidase subunit I, with protein sequence MTTTTHDTHQGVHDEHHHGPAKGIMRWILTTNHKDIGTLYLWFSFIMFLTGGAMAMVIRAELFQPGLQLVEPNFFNQMTTVHGLIMVFGAVMPAFTGLANWLIPMMIGAPDMALPRMNNWSFWILPFAFLILLSSLFMEGGAPNFGWTFYAPLSTTYSPDSTALFVFSVHIMGISSIMGAINVIVTIVNLRAPGMTWMKLPLFVWTWLITAFLLIAVMPVLAGVVTMVLTDKYFGTSFFDAAGGGDPVMFQHIFWFFGHPEVYIMILPSFGIISAIVPAFSRKKLFGYASMVYATASIAILSFLVWAHHMFTTGMPVFAELFFMYCTMLIAVPTGVKVFNWVATMWRGSMTFETPMLFAIAFIILFTIGGFSGLMLAITPVDFQYHDTYFVVAHFHYVLVSGAIFSIMAAAYYWLPKWTGHMYDEKLGKLHFWCSVISVNVLFFPMHFLGLAGMPRRIPDYAIQFADVNQIVSIGGFAFGLSQLIFLAVVIKCIRGGEPATAKPWEGSEGLEWTLPSPAPYHSFSTPPEVK encoded by the coding sequence ATGACAACCACGACCCACGATACCCATCAGGGCGTCCATGACGAACACCATCATGGCCCGGCCAAGGGCATAATGCGCTGGATATTAACAACCAATCACAAGGATATAGGCACGCTCTACCTCTGGTTCAGTTTTATTATGTTCCTGACCGGTGGCGCCATGGCTATGGTGATCCGTGCCGAGTTGTTCCAGCCCGGCTTACAACTGGTTGAGCCCAACTTCTTTAACCAGATGACCACGGTACACGGCCTTATCATGGTGTTTGGTGCCGTCATGCCAGCCTTTACCGGGTTGGCGAACTGGCTGATCCCCATGATGATTGGGGCGCCAGATATGGCATTGCCCAGAATGAACAACTGGAGTTTCTGGATCCTGCCCTTTGCCTTCCTCATCTTGCTCAGCTCGCTGTTTATGGAAGGCGGAGCACCCAACTTCGGCTGGACTTTTTACGCTCCTCTGTCCACCACCTACAGCCCCGACAGTACAGCACTGTTTGTGTTTTCGGTTCACATCATGGGGATTAGCTCCATCATGGGTGCCATCAACGTGATAGTCACTATAGTCAACCTGCGCGCTCCCGGTATGACCTGGATGAAACTGCCGCTGTTTGTCTGGACCTGGCTTATCACCGCATTCCTGCTGATTGCGGTGATGCCGGTGCTGGCCGGGGTTGTTACCATGGTGCTCACCGACAAGTACTTCGGCACCAGTTTCTTTGATGCCGCTGGCGGCGGTGACCCTGTGATGTTCCAGCATATTTTCTGGTTCTTCGGTCACCCTGAGGTGTACATCATGATCCTGCCTTCATTTGGGATCATCTCGGCGATAGTACCGGCATTCAGCCGTAAAAAACTCTTCGGCTATGCCTCCATGGTTTACGCCACGGCCAGCATCGCCATCCTGTCGTTTCTGGTGTGGGCACACCATATGTTTACCACTGGGATGCCTGTGTTTGCCGAGCTCTTCTTTATGTACTGCACCATGTTGATTGCAGTGCCCACGGGGGTGAAGGTGTTTAACTGGGTCGCGACCATGTGGCGTGGTTCAATGACCTTTGAAACGCCTATGCTGTTTGCCATTGCCTTTATCATCCTCTTTACCATTGGTGGTTTCTCGGGATTGATGCTCGCCATCACGCCGGTGGATTTCCAATACCACGATACCTACTTTGTGGTGGCACATTTCCACTATGTGCTGGTATCCGGTGCCATTTTCTCGATTATGGCGGCGGCCTATTACTGGTTACCCAAGTGGACCGGGCACATGTATGACGAGAAGCTCGGCAAACTGCACTTCTGGTGTTCGGTGATTTCGGTGAACGTGCTGTTTTTCCCAATGCACTTTCTTGGCTTGGCGGGTATGCCAAGGCGAATTCCTGACTATGCGATTCAATTCGCCGATGTAAACCAGATAGTCTCAATAGGCGGCTTTGCCTTTGGTCTGTCGCAGCTCATTTTCCTGGCTGTGGTTATCAAGTGTATTCGCGGCGGCGAACCTGCAACGGCCAAGCCATGGGAAGGCTCTGAGGGTTTGGAGTGGACGCTGCCAAGCCCTGCCCCCTACCACTCGTTCAGCACTCCTCCTGAGGTGAAATAA
- a CDS encoding cytochrome c oxidase assembly protein: MTAPGVSHRKLIIGLCLGCVGMFGFGFALVPLYDVLCEQLGINGKTSSEAAQYSQVQVDEARTVTVEFMAQVQPGMPWEFGPAVKRMEVHPGQLVRTDFLARNLSANALVGQAIPSVSPGQGAAYFNKTECFCFNQQVLAGKGSANLPLIFFVDPDLPESIHTLTLSYTLYDITDKDLAGALQAGAMK; encoded by the coding sequence ATGACGGCGCCCGGGGTTTCTCACCGAAAGCTCATTATCGGACTCTGCCTTGGCTGTGTTGGTATGTTCGGTTTTGGTTTTGCCCTTGTCCCCCTTTACGACGTGCTGTGCGAACAACTGGGGATTAACGGCAAAACCAGTTCCGAAGCCGCGCAATACAGTCAGGTACAGGTAGACGAAGCCAGAACTGTGACCGTGGAGTTTATGGCGCAGGTTCAACCGGGGATGCCTTGGGAATTTGGTCCGGCGGTTAAGCGTATGGAAGTACATCCGGGGCAACTGGTACGAACCGATTTTCTGGCACGCAACCTATCGGCAAATGCCCTGGTTGGCCAGGCTATTCCTTCGGTATCCCCCGGACAGGGCGCCGCTTATTTCAACAAGACTGAGTGTTTTTGCTTTAACCAACAGGTGTTGGCAGGAAAAGGCAGTGCCAATTTGCCACTGATTTTCTTTGTGGATCCGGATTTGCCTGAGTCTATCCATACCCTGACCCTCTCTTACACCCTGTATGACATCACAGACAAGGATCTGGCCGGTGCCCTGCAGGCGGGAGCCATGAAATGA
- a CDS encoding cytochrome c oxidase subunit 3 → MTSKHQNYYVPSQSGWPIIGAIGLFLIAYGAGNFVHQLKSGGSWGGYILLAGVAVILFMLVGWFRNVVDESMSGLYSSQMDRSFRQGMSWFIFSEVMFFAAFFGALLYARTIAVPWLGGASNNAMTHEVLWPAFEAVWPLETTPDGTKTQAMGWTGLPLINTILLLTSSFTLHFAHMGLEKGKRTALTLWLGLTILLGLGFLSLQVEEYIHAYTEMGLTLASGVYGNTFFLLTGFHGLHVTLGTIFLLVLFFRVLKGHFSHDNQFAFQAGSWYWHFVDVVWLCLFVFVYVL, encoded by the coding sequence ATGACAAGCAAACATCAAAACTATTATGTTCCCAGCCAAAGTGGCTGGCCCATTATCGGCGCAATTGGTCTGTTTTTGATTGCCTATGGCGCAGGTAATTTTGTCCATCAACTCAAATCGGGCGGCAGTTGGGGGGGATATATTCTGCTCGCCGGTGTCGCAGTGATCCTGTTCATGCTGGTTGGCTGGTTCAGAAACGTGGTTGATGAGTCCATGTCGGGGCTTTACTCAAGCCAGATGGACAGATCTTTCCGTCAGGGGATGAGCTGGTTCATCTTCTCTGAGGTTATGTTCTTTGCCGCATTCTTCGGGGCACTTCTTTACGCCCGCACCATAGCTGTGCCCTGGCTTGGTGGTGCTTCCAACAACGCCATGACCCACGAAGTACTGTGGCCGGCCTTTGAAGCAGTGTGGCCACTGGAAACCACACCCGACGGCACCAAAACCCAGGCCATGGGCTGGACGGGTCTGCCGCTTATCAACACCATCCTGCTGCTCACCTCCTCCTTTACCCTGCACTTTGCCCATATGGGGCTGGAGAAGGGTAAACGCACGGCGCTGACACTCTGGCTCGGGCTCACCATCTTATTGGGATTGGGCTTCCTGTCGCTGCAGGTTGAAGAGTATATCCATGCCTACACCGAGATGGGGCTCACCCTGGCGTCCGGTGTATATGGCAACACCTTCTTTTTACTCACTGGCTTCCACGGCCTGCACGTTACCCTCGGCACCATCTTCCTGCTGGTGTTGTTTTTCAGGGTACTTAAGGGCCATTTCAGCCACGATAACCAGTTCGCGTTTCAAGCTGGCAGCTGGTACTGGCACTTTGTGGATGTGGTTTGGCTCTGCCTGTTTGTATTTGTTTACGTGCTGTAA
- a CDS encoding DUF2909 family protein encodes MTAFVFKSVLVLLLLFIIFNLGRALYIMVKGDGSVPMSRYLGRRVALSALVILLLLVALALGWITPHPRPY; translated from the coding sequence ATGACCGCCTTTGTGTTTAAATCTGTGCTGGTATTGCTGCTGCTTTTTATCATCTTCAATCTCGGCCGCGCCCTTTACATCATGGTCAAGGGGGATGGCAGTGTCCCCATGAGCCGCTATTTGGGCCGCCGTGTCGCCCTGTCTGCCTTGGTCATACTCTTGCTGCTGGTGGCTTTGGCACTGGGGTGGATAACACCTCACCCCAGGCCTTACTGA